The following proteins are co-located in the Argopecten irradians isolate NY chromosome 9, Ai_NY, whole genome shotgun sequence genome:
- the LOC138331496 gene encoding cytochrome P450 4A25-like isoform X1, with protein sequence MWPKSAINKMWPLLAVDGMWSSVSLGSFCGTLVLGLILWKLAWFFYRYSYFYRAAIRTQTIGPVHPVMGNLNLFLFQIKEIPDYFELIQNKVQKTRTRTYVTWITSLNHYFGVCHPETAKLLLKSSEPKPKGVGQGYRSFIPWLGDGLLLSEGAKWERNRKLLTPAFHFDILKSYVTTYNEVADILVDKLAQAAKAEKSIEIYEPVRLATLDTMLRCSLSYEDNVQQKGDTHPYVRAVGRLTQLCLERTVKPWLFLDWMFLLSPQGREFSRLINHVHTFADTIIEERRSEMGNESPTTKKRLDFLEILLYSRDDQGRGLSDSDIRAEVDTFLFEGHDTTASAITWALYCCAKYPEEQEKIYNELTSLSDNTNCMSWESMKNFHYMNLFLKETMRMYSPVPMIGRRLTKPVQMDGVLYPKDSVFEINISAMHHHPDIFPDHMEFRPERFLDTNGKDNDPYSFVPFSAGPRNCIGQNFAMNEQRVFIARIIQRFRIRLDPEHETKVFPEAVTRPQFGVKVILEERDPASGFR encoded by the exons ATGTGGCCAAAGTCAGCGATAAACAAGATGTGGCCCCTACTGGCAGTGGACGGGATGTGGTCCTCGGTGTCTCTGGGGAGTTTCTGTGGTACTCTAGTCCTGGGGTTGATCTTATGGAAGTTGGCCTGGTTTTTTTACCGGTACAGTTACTTCTACAGAGCAGCCATACGGACACAGACCATAGGCCCAGTTCACCCTGTAATGGGCAACCTTAATCTC tttttatttcagATAAAAGAGATTCCGGACTATTTTGAGCTGATACAAAATAAAGTACAGAAGACGCGCACGAGGACTTACGTCACGTGGATTACGTCACTAAATCATTATTTTGGTGTCTGCCATCCTGAAACTGCCAAATTATTACTCAAATCATCCGAACCGAAACCCAAGGGCGTCGGGCAGGGATATCGCAGCTTCATCCCGTGGTTAG GGGATGGACTACTGTTGAGTGAAGGTGCCAAATGGGAAAGGAACAGGAAATTACTTACGCCAGCCTTCCACTTCGATATTCTCAAGTCCTATGTAACAACATACAACGAGGTGGCAGACATTCTTGTA GACAAACTTGCACAGGCAGCGAAGGCTGAGAAAAGTATCGAGATTTATGAGCCTGTGAGACTGGCTACTTTGGATACGATGCTTAGATGTTCCCTGTCGTACGAGGACAATGTTCAGCAGAAAGG ggaCACACATCCATATGTCCGAGCTGTGGGGAGACTAACACAGCTTTGTTTGGAACGAACTGT AAAACCATGGCTATTTTTGGATTGGATGTTTCTGCTGTCACCACAAGGGCGAGAGTTCAGTCGTTTGATAAATCACGTTCATACATTCGCTGATACTATTATAGAAGAGAGACGAAGTGAAATG GGTAATGAAAGCCCCACCACAAAGAAACGTCTCGACTTCCTGGAGATCCTGCTGTATTCCCGAGACGACCAGGGGAGGGGTCTCTCTGACAGTGATATCCGAGCCGAGGTCGACACGTTTCTGTTTGAGG GCCATGATACCACGGCGTCTGCTATCACGTGGGCACTGTACTGCTGCGCGAAGTACCCAGAGGAACAGGAGAAGATATACAATGAGTTGACATCTTTAAGCGACAATACCAACTGTATGAGCTG GGAGTCCATGAAGAACTTTCACTACATGAACCTGTTCCTTAAGGAGACTATGCGGATGTACAGTCCAGTCCCGATGATTGGCCGGAGACTTACCAAACCTGTCCAGATGGACGGTGTCCTGTATCCGAAAGATTCTGTTTTTGAAATCAACATCAGCGCAATGCACCACCACCCGGACATATTCCCGGACCATATG GAGTTCAGACCAGAACGATTCCTTGACACGAATGGAAAAGATAATGATCCGTATAGTTTTGTACCCTTCTCAGCTGGGCCAag GAACTGCATCGGACAAAACTTCGCCATGAATGAACAGAGAGTGTTTATTGCTAGGATCATACAACG ATTCAGAATCAGACTTGATCCTGAGCATGAGACCAAAGTGTTTCCGGAAGCTGTAACAAGACCACAGTTtggggtcaaggtcattctggAAGAAAGAGACCCGGCGTCTGGTTTTCGGTGA
- the LOC138331496 gene encoding cytochrome P450 4A25-like isoform X2 translates to MWPKSAINKMWPLLAVDGMWSSVSLGSFCGTLVLGLILWKLAWFFYRYSYFYRAAIRTQTIGPVHPVMGNLNLIKEIPDYFELIQNKVQKTRTRTYVTWITSLNHYFGVCHPETAKLLLKSSEPKPKGVGQGYRSFIPWLGDGLLLSEGAKWERNRKLLTPAFHFDILKSYVTTYNEVADILVDKLAQAAKAEKSIEIYEPVRLATLDTMLRCSLSYEDNVQQKGDTHPYVRAVGRLTQLCLERTVKPWLFLDWMFLLSPQGREFSRLINHVHTFADTIIEERRSEMGNESPTTKKRLDFLEILLYSRDDQGRGLSDSDIRAEVDTFLFEGHDTTASAITWALYCCAKYPEEQEKIYNELTSLSDNTNCMSWESMKNFHYMNLFLKETMRMYSPVPMIGRRLTKPVQMDGVLYPKDSVFEINISAMHHHPDIFPDHMEFRPERFLDTNGKDNDPYSFVPFSAGPRNCIGQNFAMNEQRVFIARIIQRFRIRLDPEHETKVFPEAVTRPQFGVKVILEERDPASGFR, encoded by the exons ATGTGGCCAAAGTCAGCGATAAACAAGATGTGGCCCCTACTGGCAGTGGACGGGATGTGGTCCTCGGTGTCTCTGGGGAGTTTCTGTGGTACTCTAGTCCTGGGGTTGATCTTATGGAAGTTGGCCTGGTTTTTTTACCGGTACAGTTACTTCTACAGAGCAGCCATACGGACACAGACCATAGGCCCAGTTCACCCTGTAATGGGCAACCTTAATCTC ATAAAAGAGATTCCGGACTATTTTGAGCTGATACAAAATAAAGTACAGAAGACGCGCACGAGGACTTACGTCACGTGGATTACGTCACTAAATCATTATTTTGGTGTCTGCCATCCTGAAACTGCCAAATTATTACTCAAATCATCCGAACCGAAACCCAAGGGCGTCGGGCAGGGATATCGCAGCTTCATCCCGTGGTTAG GGGATGGACTACTGTTGAGTGAAGGTGCCAAATGGGAAAGGAACAGGAAATTACTTACGCCAGCCTTCCACTTCGATATTCTCAAGTCCTATGTAACAACATACAACGAGGTGGCAGACATTCTTGTA GACAAACTTGCACAGGCAGCGAAGGCTGAGAAAAGTATCGAGATTTATGAGCCTGTGAGACTGGCTACTTTGGATACGATGCTTAGATGTTCCCTGTCGTACGAGGACAATGTTCAGCAGAAAGG ggaCACACATCCATATGTCCGAGCTGTGGGGAGACTAACACAGCTTTGTTTGGAACGAACTGT AAAACCATGGCTATTTTTGGATTGGATGTTTCTGCTGTCACCACAAGGGCGAGAGTTCAGTCGTTTGATAAATCACGTTCATACATTCGCTGATACTATTATAGAAGAGAGACGAAGTGAAATG GGTAATGAAAGCCCCACCACAAAGAAACGTCTCGACTTCCTGGAGATCCTGCTGTATTCCCGAGACGACCAGGGGAGGGGTCTCTCTGACAGTGATATCCGAGCCGAGGTCGACACGTTTCTGTTTGAGG GCCATGATACCACGGCGTCTGCTATCACGTGGGCACTGTACTGCTGCGCGAAGTACCCAGAGGAACAGGAGAAGATATACAATGAGTTGACATCTTTAAGCGACAATACCAACTGTATGAGCTG GGAGTCCATGAAGAACTTTCACTACATGAACCTGTTCCTTAAGGAGACTATGCGGATGTACAGTCCAGTCCCGATGATTGGCCGGAGACTTACCAAACCTGTCCAGATGGACGGTGTCCTGTATCCGAAAGATTCTGTTTTTGAAATCAACATCAGCGCAATGCACCACCACCCGGACATATTCCCGGACCATATG GAGTTCAGACCAGAACGATTCCTTGACACGAATGGAAAAGATAATGATCCGTATAGTTTTGTACCCTTCTCAGCTGGGCCAag GAACTGCATCGGACAAAACTTCGCCATGAATGAACAGAGAGTGTTTATTGCTAGGATCATACAACG ATTCAGAATCAGACTTGATCCTGAGCATGAGACCAAAGTGTTTCCGGAAGCTGTAACAAGACCACAGTTtggggtcaaggtcattctggAAGAAAGAGACCCGGCGTCTGGTTTTCGGTGA